The following nucleotide sequence is from Halogeometricum borinquense DSM 11551.
ACAGTTGGTCTGCTTCCCACCGAGTCGGGACAAGAGAGCGGACAAGAGAGACGACAGCCCGTTTCGTACCGATGGTACAGACGCCCACAAGAGCCATCCAGAATCCTCAGCCGGGTCGGTTTCATGCAACCGGTCGAACGGAACGGTCGAAACGAGAACGATACAGAGTCCGCAGAGAACCACTCCGAGTCGCTGCGGATACACCCACAGCGGCCACGCGCCGCCGTTCCAATAGAACGCCCGCGTCGCTTCCAACGTCCCAACCGATGGCAACCCGCCTGCATACACCGGCTGCTGAGCGAGCAGTGAACTCGCTGTCAGCGTGTAAATGGCGATGTAGCCCATCAGATCGAGACTTTTGACCCAGAGAGGCAACTGACCGGGCAGCATGTCCCCGACAGGGGTGAGAGTTGACCCGAGCACGACAGGCATGAAAAGAAAGTAACAGATATTCCCGAACATCCCGTTCAGGGGATCGACGGTTTCGGAGAAGAGTGCTAGCCCGGAAACGAGCGCAGCGACCGGGAACGCAAAGGCGAGAAGCGGGATTAACAGCGCTGTTAGCGTCGTTGGTCCGACTCCGTGGACAGCGTGATTGGCAATCGACGAGACACCGAGCGTCAGGATAAGCACGCCTCCGAAAGCGAGATTGCTAAGCCACTTTCCGAAGAGATACGTCCGATCCGAAATCGGAGTGCGTGCGACCAGTTGTGCGACGCCGTGGTTCCGGTCGCGTTGCAGCGCGTTTTTCATCAGATAGAAGCCGCCGAAAAGTAGCACGATGGCACCGGTTATTCCCGCTTTCAATCCGATATAGGCCGCCGTAGGTTCTCCGTGAAACGCCTGTAACGTCCCATCCGAACGGACCTGATAAGCGAGTTTGACGCCGCCAGTGTTGACC
It contains:
- a CDS encoding ABC transporter permease, which gives rise to MGRTRLRQAYHVARADFLQRARSRQLAVVLAVIASIGYLVNTGGVKLAYQVRSDGTLQAFHGEPTAAYIGLKAGITGAIVLLFGGFYLMKNALQRDRNHGVAQLVARTPISDRTYLFGKWLSNLAFGGVLILTLGVSSIANHAVHGVGPTTLTALLIPLLAFAFPVAALVSGLALFSETVDPLNGMFGNICYFLFMPVVLGSTLTPVGDMLPGQLPLWVKSLDLMGYIAIYTLTASSLLAQQPVYAGGLPSVGTLEATRAFYWNGGAWPLWVYPQRLGVVLCGLCIVLVSTVPFDRLHETDPAEDSGWLLWASVPSVRNGLSSLLSALLSRLGGKQTNCDGEQSERPAIESLSLTPVATRDAGGFHRLLVAELRLALRGRPWWWYGGAILLVGVPVVTLVTTGAANISVEPVRTFVFPIAAIWPLIVWSDIGVRPVQHRVLPLVLSSRYPLKQLIAEWLSGIIVAIGVGSGVFAVYIATGHTGALLGFVSGVLLAPSLATAAGSWSRSTTLFELSYLTLWYVGPLNGAQPVDFIGATDASVEMGIPLAFVGLSAVLVGTALLRRTLELG